From the Streptomyces pluripotens genome, one window contains:
- a CDS encoding helix-turn-helix transcriptional regulator, giving the protein MPSPLVKAWFPRGEPRRRTACERPVVGPTPCLNMLLARRDRHDLHRYPYSDQLPSHRPEDWGTARPGVICPHHWLLVGMLPCGVCWKKQRSGRTGMTRRSNGVDTICPHLLTGHDPRFGVWWLETLTGREKEVLLLLGTGLGNRELARQLGIAERTVKAHIANIVEKIGQTTRTQAAIVSALAHDALCSDPSCARHPVPVPGQRRPAAA; this is encoded by the coding sequence ATGCCGTCCCCGTTGGTGAAGGCGTGGTTCCCACGTGGAGAACCACGACGTCGCACCGCCTGCGAACGGCCGGTAGTCGGCCCGACACCATGCCTGAACATGCTGCTCGCCCGGCGTGACAGGCACGACCTGCACCGGTACCCCTACAGCGACCAACTCCCGTCGCATAGGCCCGAGGACTGGGGCACCGCTCGTCCGGGAGTGATATGTCCTCACCACTGGTTACTTGTCGGTATGCTCCCATGTGGGGTCTGCTGGAAGAAACAGCGATCGGGAAGGACCGGAATGACCAGGCGGTCCAATGGTGTGGACACGATCTGTCCACACCTACTCACGGGGCACGATCCCAGATTCGGAGTGTGGTGGTTAGAGACCCTGACCGGCCGGGAGAAGGAAGTCCTTCTGCTACTCGGTACGGGTCTGGGCAACCGGGAGCTAGCCCGGCAACTGGGTATCGCGGAGCGGACGGTGAAGGCGCACATCGCGAACATCGTGGAAAAGATCGGGCAAACGACGCGGACCCAAGCCGCGATCGTGTCCGCGCTGGCCCATGACGCGTTGTGTTCTGATCCGTCGTGCGCGCGGCATCCGGTGCCGGTTCCCGGTCAACGTCGCCCTGCTGCCGCGTGA
- a CDS encoding rubrerythrin family protein, whose amino-acid sequence MRRFARRAALVCLPTAVAFAVLACPASAAPSVPTGGMLRAGATDALNPQTQADLDTSMRGEAYANASYTFYAAQADREGLSATARLYRKTASVELNEHFREEAALAGVVGSDADNLRAAIAGETYETTIMYPTFARQAAADGDDNAAALFTEIGQDEAHHLAAFQAALDVVETGHGSIPAPPPVDAVQVPAGGPQVHSARTLANLDTAMHGEALAHARYTLYADHAATSRRPALARLFQGTAQVELREHFAGEAVLYGLVDTTRANLAKTIVGERYEAETMYPTFARRAEAVGDDRAARLFCHNATDEARHARAFQQMLDHPN is encoded by the coding sequence ATGAGACGTTTTGCCAGACGGGCCGCCCTGGTGTGCCTGCCCACTGCCGTTGCCTTCGCGGTGCTCGCGTGCCCCGCATCCGCTGCCCCGTCCGTACCGACCGGCGGTATGCTCCGCGCCGGTGCCACGGACGCCCTCAACCCTCAGACCCAGGCCGATCTCGACACTTCCATGCGCGGCGAGGCCTACGCCAACGCCTCCTACACCTTCTACGCGGCCCAGGCCGACCGCGAGGGGCTTTCGGCCACCGCCCGGCTGTACCGCAAGACAGCCTCGGTGGAACTCAACGAGCACTTCCGCGAGGAGGCCGCTCTTGCCGGCGTAGTCGGCTCCGACGCGGACAACCTGCGCGCTGCGATCGCCGGCGAGACCTACGAGACGACCATCATGTACCCCACCTTCGCCCGGCAGGCCGCGGCCGACGGCGACGACAACGCCGCCGCGCTGTTCACCGAGATCGGCCAGGACGAGGCACACCACCTGGCGGCGTTCCAAGCGGCCTTAGACGTGGTCGAGACCGGCCACGGCAGCATCCCCGCCCCGCCACCCGTCGATGCCGTTCAGGTCCCCGCTGGCGGCCCGCAGGTCCATTCCGCCCGCACCTTGGCCAACCTCGACACCGCCATGCACGGCGAAGCCCTCGCCCACGCCCGCTACACCCTCTACGCCGACCACGCCGCCACCAGCCGTCGCCCCGCCCTGGCCCGTCTGTTCCAGGGCACCGCCCAAGTCGAGCTGCGCGAGCACTTCGCCGGTGAAGCCGTCCTGTACGGCTTGGTCGACACAACCCGGGCCAACCTGGCCAAGACCATCGTCGGCGAACGCTACGAGGCCGAGACCATGTACCCCACCTTCGCCCGCCGCGCCGAAGCCGTCGGCGACGACCGAGCCGCCCGTCTCTTCTGTCACAACGCCACTGACGAAGCCAGGCACGCCCGGGCCTTCCAGCAGATGCTCGACCACCCCAACTGA
- a CDS encoding TetR/AcrR family transcriptional regulator — MTATRRGRPRSFDREAALAQATRLFWEHGYEGTSIADLTRAMGISPPSLYAAFGDKRALFTEVVDRYGGTFGAFMSRALEEEGDVRAGFSRMLREAAVSYTDPLHPAGCLVITAATNYSAQTADVQQDLRERRLARARGFEERLTEAGKAGALPEGVEPRALAVYFATVVQGMSQQARDGASTAELERVAELAMVVWPAPL; from the coding sequence ATGACGGCGACGAGGCGGGGACGACCGCGCAGTTTCGACCGCGAGGCGGCGCTCGCCCAGGCCACGCGGCTCTTCTGGGAGCACGGCTACGAGGGCACGTCCATCGCGGATCTGACCAGGGCCATGGGGATCTCGCCGCCCAGCCTGTACGCGGCCTTCGGCGACAAGCGCGCCCTCTTCACCGAGGTCGTCGACCGGTACGGCGGAACCTTCGGTGCCTTCATGAGCAGGGCGCTGGAGGAGGAGGGTGACGTCCGGGCGGGGTTCAGCAGGATGCTGCGCGAGGCCGCGGTCTCGTACACCGACCCGCTGCATCCGGCGGGTTGTCTGGTCATCACGGCGGCGACGAACTACTCGGCGCAGACCGCCGATGTCCAGCAGGACCTGCGGGAGCGGAGGCTGGCCAGGGCCCGTGGCTTCGAAGAGCGACTGACCGAGGCCGGGAAAGCCGGGGCGCTGCCCGAAGGCGTCGAACCACGTGCCCTGGCGGTCTACTTCGCGACCGTGGTCCAGGGCATGTCCCAACAGGCACGGGACGGAGCGAGCACGGCCGAACTGGAGAGGGTGGCCGAACTCGCCATGGTGGTTTGGCCGGCCCCACTGTGA
- a CDS encoding SDR family oxidoreductase — protein MGSLTGKTALVTGGSRGIGRAIAERLGREGALVAVHYGRKAAAAEEVVGAIREAGGTAFAARAELGTGDDVETLWAEFDRKVLEHGGSAGLDILVNNAGIAPRSQLEDTTPETFDEVFAVNVRAPFFLVQQGLKRLRDGGRIVNVSSGATRIAQPDIIAYSMTKGAIDTFSLTLAKAVGSRGITVNSVAPGIIGTDMNASWLRGNKAAEQSAAELSALGRVGRPGDVADIVSFLASDDARWVTGQVIDATGGSQL, from the coding sequence ATGGGTTCACTCACGGGGAAGACGGCTCTGGTGACGGGCGGAAGCCGCGGCATCGGACGTGCGATCGCCGAACGGCTCGGCCGGGAAGGCGCTCTGGTGGCCGTGCACTACGGACGCAAGGCCGCTGCCGCCGAAGAAGTGGTGGGTGCGATCCGGGAGGCGGGCGGCACGGCGTTCGCCGCCCGGGCCGAACTGGGCACCGGCGACGATGTGGAGACCCTCTGGGCAGAGTTCGACCGCAAGGTCCTCGAACACGGCGGCAGCGCCGGCCTCGACATCCTGGTGAACAACGCCGGCATCGCGCCTCGAAGCCAGCTTGAGGACACCACGCCCGAGACGTTCGACGAGGTGTTCGCCGTCAACGTGCGGGCCCCGTTCTTCCTGGTGCAGCAGGGGCTCAAGCGGCTGCGGGACGGCGGCCGGATCGTCAACGTCTCGTCCGGGGCAACACGGATCGCGCAGCCCGACATCATTGCCTACAGCATGACAAAGGGTGCCATCGACACCTTCAGCCTCACGCTCGCCAAGGCCGTCGGAAGCCGCGGCATCACCGTCAACTCGGTGGCACCCGGCATCATCGGCACCGACATGAACGCCTCCTGGCTGCGCGGCAACAAAGCCGCCGAACAGTCCGCTGCGGAGCTCTCAGCCCTCGGCCGCGTCGGCCGCCCCGGGGATGTGGCCGACATCGTGTCCTTCCTGGCCTCGGACGACGCCCGTTGGGTGACGGGGCAGGTCATCGACGCCACGGGCGGCTCACAACTCTGA
- a CDS encoding MerR family transcriptional regulator, translated as MPAENAPGAGSLDDDDYPAYTMGRAADVLGTTPAFLRAVGEVGLITPLRSEGGHRRYSRGQLRIAARARELVDQGTPIEAACRIISLENQLDDALRLNQEMQRRLDERNGDI; from the coding sequence ATGCCCGCTGAGAACGCCCCTGGTGCCGGCAGCCTCGACGACGACGACTACCCCGCCTACACCATGGGACGGGCCGCCGACGTTCTCGGCACCACCCCCGCCTTCCTCCGGGCCGTCGGCGAAGTCGGGCTCATCACCCCCCTGCGTTCGGAAGGCGGTCACCGCCGCTACTCCCGAGGCCAGTTGCGCATCGCAGCCCGTGCTCGGGAACTGGTCGACCAGGGCACTCCCATCGAGGCCGCGTGCCGCATCATCTCCCTTGAGAACCAACTCGACGACGCCCTCCGCCTGAACCAGGAAATGCAACGGAGGCTGGACGAGCGCAACGGAGATATCTAG
- a CDS encoding cold-shock protein, with amino-acid sequence MATGTVKWFNAEKGFGFIEQDGGGADVFAHYSNIATTGFRELQEGQKVTFDVTQGQKGPQAENIIPA; translated from the coding sequence ATGGCGACTGGCACCGTGAAGTGGTTCAACGCGGAAAAGGGCTTCGGCTTCATCGAGCAGGACGGTGGCGGCGCTGACGTCTTCGCCCACTACTCGAACATCGCCACCACCGGCTTCCGCGAGCTTCAGGAAGGCCAGAAGGTGACCTTCGACGTCACGCAGGGCCAGAAGGGCCCGCAGGCCGAGAACATCATTCCCGCCTGA
- a CDS encoding DEAD/DEAH box helicase, which produces MNRTRRTGGTSGGFRTDRRSRRSTDPAPDSRFRAPGKGRQGPRSGNGPGGGQGARSTARRQEFALPVTLTEPLPAVETFGELDMPARLLTALRAEGVTVPFPIQAATLPNALAGRDVLGRGRTGSGKTLAFGLPLLARLDGQRAQPRQPLALVLVPTRELAQQVTDALTPYARALRLRLATVVGGMSIGRQASALRSGAEVVVATPGRLKDLIERRDCQLGQVAVTVLDEADQMADMGFMPQVTALLDHVPASGQRLLFSATLDRNIDLLVRRYLHDPVVHSVDPSAGAVTTMEHHLLHVRDADKDTAATEIAARDGRVLMFLDTKHAVDRLAKHLLSVGVRASALHGGKSQSQRNRTLAQFKDGHVTVLVATNVAARGIHVTGLDLVVNVDPPGDHKDYLHRGGRTARAGESGTVVTLVLPHQRRAVDRLMADAGIAPRTVRIRPGEEELQRITGARPPSGVPVTLAAPVNERREGKRSSARNRRRRTASRGESGRAAARARRPSAGTA; this is translated from the coding sequence ATGAACCGCACCCGTCGCACCGGCGGCACTTCCGGTGGCTTCCGCACAGACAGAAGGTCCAGGCGCTCGACAGACCCTGCCCCCGACAGCCGCTTCCGAGCGCCGGGGAAGGGCCGCCAGGGTCCTCGTTCGGGCAACGGACCGGGAGGCGGCCAGGGCGCACGCTCCACCGCGCGGCGCCAGGAGTTCGCCCTGCCGGTCACCCTCACCGAGCCGCTGCCGGCAGTCGAGACGTTCGGCGAACTGGACATGCCCGCACGGCTGCTGACCGCGCTCCGCGCCGAAGGGGTGACCGTGCCCTTCCCCATCCAGGCGGCCACGCTACCGAACGCGCTGGCGGGCCGGGACGTCCTGGGTCGGGGCCGCACGGGCTCGGGCAAGACGCTCGCCTTCGGCCTGCCGCTGCTGGCCCGTCTGGACGGGCAGCGGGCCCAGCCCCGCCAGCCGCTCGCCCTCGTCCTCGTCCCCACCCGGGAACTGGCCCAACAGGTCACCGACGCGCTCACCCCCTACGCCCGCGCCCTGCGGCTGCGACTCGCCACTGTGGTGGGCGGCATGTCGATCGGCCGCCAGGCGAGCGCGCTACGCAGCGGCGCCGAGGTCGTCGTCGCGACACCCGGCCGTCTCAAGGACCTCATCGAACGGCGCGACTGCCAGCTGGGACAGGTCGCCGTCACCGTGCTCGACGAGGCCGACCAGATGGCGGACATGGGCTTCATGCCGCAGGTGACCGCGTTGCTCGACCACGTTCCCGCCAGCGGTCAGCGGTTGCTGTTCTCGGCCACCCTGGACCGCAACATCGACCTCCTGGTACGCCGCTACCTCCACGACCCCGTCGTGCACTCGGTTGACCCGTCCGCGGGAGCGGTCACCACCATGGAGCACCACCTGCTGCACGTGCGCGATGCCGACAAGGACACCGCCGCGACCGAGATCGCCGCCCGCGACGGACGCGTGCTCATGTTCCTGGACACCAAGCACGCGGTGGACCGGCTCGCCAAGCACCTGCTGTCCGTCGGGGTGCGTGCTTCGGCCCTGCACGGCGGCAAGTCCCAGTCGCAGCGCAACCGGACGCTCGCTCAGTTCAAGGACGGCCACGTCACGGTCCTGGTGGCCACCAACGTCGCCGCCCGCGGAATCCACGTCACAGGCCTCGACCTGGTCGTGAACGTCGATCCGCCCGGCGACCACAAGGACTACCTCCACCGCGGCGGCCGGACGGCACGCGCCGGCGAGTCCGGCACCGTCGTCACCCTCGTCCTGCCGCACCAGCGACGCGCGGTGGACCGCCTGATGGCGGACGCCGGCATCGCTCCGCGTACCGTCCGGATCCGCCCGGGAGAAGAGGAACTGCAGCGCATCACCGGCGCCCGTCCCCCTTCCGGCGTGCCCGTCACCCTCGCCGCACCGGTCAACGAACGACGCGAGGGCAAGAGGTCCTCCGCCCGGAACCGCAGGCGCCGGACCGCCAGCCGCGGTGAGAGTGGCCGGGCCGCCGCACGAGCCCGTCGGCCGTCGGCCGGGACGGCGTGA
- a CDS encoding YHYH protein — protein MRSRSFVLRGLAAASGTALLAACGSAPTTPAQDLVSPAPSVSAAGVPAAWSAVIDPKKIPLGDGKVSTTPQTGSLYSCNTSFRGGGARHDGPWLDSENKTWDSTAKVHVQGAHTWPDAGYNETVQGDSRVITSQDLPNHQVTGTFPIEQSDPAYQYDTNPNPIESHTVHLSIPRSPTLANGPTCVGMGAIGVLKNGVYVYNAIDDAGRDAAAHETQDACDGHPDGAEEYHYHDIPSCLLSAATDKGSTLVGYALDGFGIYVERDDKGNLPTNADLDACHGRTSTVMWNGKETTIYHYSATLEFPYTVGCFRGTPVDTPAHDRTGGRNGGGGGQRQRPGQQQRPAR, from the coding sequence GTGCGGTCCCGAAGTTTCGTGCTGCGCGGGTTGGCCGCGGCGAGCGGTACGGCGCTGCTGGCGGCCTGTGGCTCGGCCCCCACCACGCCGGCGCAGGATCTGGTGAGCCCGGCTCCGTCGGTGTCCGCCGCGGGCGTCCCCGCGGCCTGGTCCGCGGTCATCGACCCCAAGAAGATCCCACTCGGTGACGGCAAGGTCTCGACCACCCCGCAGACCGGCTCCCTGTACTCCTGCAACACGTCCTTCCGCGGCGGCGGGGCACGCCACGACGGCCCTTGGCTCGACAGCGAGAACAAGACCTGGGACTCCACTGCGAAAGTGCACGTTCAAGGCGCGCACACCTGGCCGGACGCCGGGTACAACGAGACCGTCCAGGGTGACTCCCGGGTCATCACCTCCCAGGACCTACCGAACCACCAGGTCACCGGCACCTTCCCCATCGAGCAGTCCGACCCCGCCTACCAGTACGACACCAACCCCAACCCCATCGAGTCACACACCGTCCACCTCAGCATCCCGCGCAGTCCGACCCTCGCCAACGGCCCCACCTGCGTGGGCATGGGAGCGATCGGCGTGCTCAAGAACGGCGTCTACGTCTACAACGCCATCGACGACGCGGGCCGGGACGCCGCGGCCCACGAGACCCAGGACGCGTGCGACGGGCATCCCGATGGTGCGGAGGAGTACCACTACCACGACATCCCGTCCTGTCTGCTCTCAGCCGCCACCGACAAGGGCTCGACGCTCGTGGGGTACGCCCTGGACGGCTTCGGCATCTACGTCGAACGGGATGACAAGGGGAACCTCCCCACCAACGCCGACCTCGATGCATGCCATGGGCGCACCAGCACGGTGATGTGGAACGGCAAGGAGACGACGATCTACCACTACAGCGCCACCCTGGAATTCCCCTACACCGTCGGCTGCTTTCGCGGCACACCGGTCGACACCCCGGCACATGACCGGACCGGGGGCCGCAACGGGGGCGGTGGCGGTCAGCGGCAGCGTCCGGGGCAGCAGCAACGCCCGGCGCGCTGA
- a CDS encoding sensor histidine kinase: MRLRARLALLVAVLLTGAVVVLGGGTLWWTRSSLVDEADARLLRARAQPQPAPSGGSADRAQPPARRAVALLRFDARGHLEQTTPSEATGDPDPLPAVSWPAALSGGPDGGIRSAESVDGTLDYHWTAVRRPDGGVTVFAVSLGEVARTAGLLLWSLLLGGGTVVALGGGIGWWVVRRELRPLDDLVQATAAVAAGDVTPRTGARPSRGEMGRLTAGFDHMLVRLDASLAARESARLKLEQFVADASHELRTPLALVRGYAELHGRGGLPPGPRLDRAMSRIAAETARMTGLVEDLLFLARLDHEATGDTPKTNGQTKDQTYVDAYGGTNGEANGGTNDEVDEGGTPAARVEVAAVLREAVEEHRVLGPGHPVGLDAATGLTVCADRLRLRQVAGNLLANVRAHTPPGTATRITAEAAGPVTEILVADNGPGIPAADRPYVFDRFFRPHGSRARTRAGSGLGLAIVSALVSSCGGTVTAMETPGGGATFLVRLPRLWQAEGSAAPEPSASAQEGFSGVHR; encoded by the coding sequence ATGCGGTTGCGCGCGCGCCTCGCCCTCCTGGTGGCTGTCCTGCTCACCGGGGCGGTGGTCGTGCTGGGAGGCGGCACCCTGTGGTGGACGCGGTCCAGCCTCGTCGACGAGGCCGATGCCCGGCTCCTGCGCGCCCGCGCCCAACCGCAGCCGGCGCCTTCCGGCGGTTCGGCCGACCGGGCCCAGCCTCCGGCCCGGCGGGCGGTGGCCCTGCTGCGTTTCGACGCACGGGGGCACCTTGAGCAGACCACACCGTCGGAGGCGACCGGAGATCCGGATCCCCTGCCGGCCGTCTCCTGGCCGGCCGCCCTGTCCGGCGGTCCGGACGGCGGGATACGGAGCGCCGAGAGCGTGGACGGGACGCTCGACTACCACTGGACGGCGGTACGCCGACCCGATGGCGGCGTGACCGTCTTCGCCGTCTCGCTGGGAGAAGTGGCGCGGACGGCCGGCCTGTTGCTGTGGAGCCTGCTCCTGGGCGGCGGCACCGTGGTGGCACTCGGTGGGGGAATCGGTTGGTGGGTGGTGCGTAGGGAGCTCCGTCCGCTGGACGACCTGGTGCAGGCCACGGCGGCGGTAGCCGCCGGCGACGTGACGCCCCGTACCGGGGCCCGGCCGTCCCGCGGTGAGATGGGACGGCTCACCGCGGGCTTCGACCACATGCTCGTCCGGCTGGACGCGTCCCTTGCCGCCCGTGAGTCCGCCCGGCTCAAGCTGGAGCAGTTCGTGGCCGACGCCTCCCACGAACTGCGTACGCCGCTGGCACTGGTCCGCGGTTACGCCGAGCTCCACGGACGGGGAGGGCTGCCGCCCGGCCCTCGGCTGGACCGGGCGATGTCACGGATCGCCGCGGAGACGGCCCGGATGACGGGACTCGTGGAGGACCTGCTGTTCCTGGCGAGGCTGGACCACGAGGCCACCGGCGATACGCCCAAGACGAACGGTCAGACGAAGGACCAGACGTACGTCGACGCATACGGCGGCACGAACGGTGAGGCGAACGGCGGCACGAATGATGAGGTGGATGAGGGCGGCACCCCCGCCGCCCGGGTGGAGGTGGCCGCGGTCCTTCGGGAGGCGGTCGAGGAGCACCGCGTGCTCGGCCCCGGCCACCCGGTCGGGCTGGACGCCGCGACGGGTCTGACGGTCTGTGCCGACAGGCTGCGGCTGCGTCAGGTGGCCGGCAACCTGCTGGCGAACGTCCGTGCCCACACACCGCCCGGCACCGCCACCCGGATCACCGCCGAGGCGGCGGGTCCGGTGACCGAGATCCTGGTGGCCGACAACGGCCCCGGAATCCCCGCCGCTGACCGCCCGTACGTCTTCGACCGTTTCTTCCGCCCCCACGGCTCCCGTGCGCGGACGCGGGCCGGATCGGGACTCGGTCTCGCCATCGTGTCGGCGCTGGTGAGCAGCTGTGGTGGGACGGTGACCGCGATGGAGACGCCCGGAGGCGGCGCCACCTTCCTGGTGCGCCTGCCCCGGCTGTGGCAGGCAGAGGGGTCGGCCGCGCCCGAGCCTTCAGCCAGTGCTCAGGAAGGCTTCAGCGGCGTGCACCGCTGA
- a CDS encoding response regulator transcription factor — protein MDSTISGADARSPRARILLVEDDEPMVELLEAALRHEGYETRAMLTGRECVSAGPSAGCDLLLLDVALPDLDGFEVCGRLREAGCELPVIFLTARDSRADLRTGFARGCDDYLTKPFSLEELTLRIAAVLRRSRRAGPADRPLRHGGLALDDRAHRVTRNGREIALSPTEYRMLRYLLRWSGQVLSKSQIIEGVWGHADAGRGDGNLVEVHISQLRKKVDVHGPALIHTVRGFGYVLRTEER, from the coding sequence ATGGATTCGACGATTTCGGGGGCGGACGCCCGCTCGCCACGTGCCAGGATCCTCCTCGTCGAAGACGACGAACCCATGGTCGAGCTGCTGGAGGCGGCCCTGCGGCACGAAGGGTACGAGACCCGCGCCATGCTGACCGGCCGTGAGTGCGTCTCCGCCGGGCCGTCCGCTGGATGCGACCTGCTGCTGCTCGACGTCGCCCTGCCCGACCTCGACGGGTTCGAGGTGTGTGGGCGGTTGCGCGAAGCCGGATGCGAGCTCCCGGTCATCTTCCTGACCGCGCGGGACAGCCGGGCCGATCTGCGCACCGGGTTCGCGCGGGGCTGCGACGACTACCTGACGAAGCCCTTCAGCTTGGAGGAGCTGACCCTGCGGATCGCCGCCGTACTGCGTCGCAGCCGACGAGCCGGCCCGGCGGACCGGCCGTTGCGTCACGGCGGTCTCGCACTCGACGACCGGGCCCACCGGGTGACCCGGAACGGCCGGGAGATCGCCCTGTCCCCCACCGAATACCGCATGCTGCGGTACCTGCTCCGGTGGAGTGGCCAGGTGCTCTCGAAGTCCCAGATCATCGAGGGCGTCTGGGGGCACGCCGACGCCGGGCGCGGTGACGGCAACCTGGTCGAGGTGCACATCAGCCAACTCCGCAAGAAGGTCGACGTGCACGGTCCGGCCCTGATCCACACCGTGCGCGGATTCGGCTACGTCCTGCGGACCGAGGAGCGCTGA
- a CDS encoding enoyl-CoA hydratase/isomerase family protein — translation MNSSSPSPTVSVHEAVRVEQRGPVLHVRLNPSAGDDTLDIAALDALLALLDGLHDRPDVRVLILSSLGKDFCRGADRHEYQAALATDPAGTTLRRITDKAHRLCLALENTHAVTLARLHGSVIGAGLALAAYCDLRAGADTCRFRMPEVGVGLPPAWGGAMGRLISEAGAARIRELMLTCNAFDAATAHRLGLLHEVAPLERLDEVIDAWTAPLLRRSPEALVLTKRMLAGYARADRTADVALLDSHILTAHLASARTPGAR, via the coding sequence ATGAACTCCTCATCCCCTTCCCCCACCGTGTCGGTGCACGAGGCCGTACGTGTCGAGCAGCGCGGCCCCGTCCTCCACGTCCGGCTCAACCCCTCCGCAGGGGACGACACCCTGGACATCGCCGCGCTCGACGCCCTCCTGGCGCTCCTCGACGGCCTCCACGACCGCCCGGACGTCCGCGTCCTGATCCTGTCGTCCCTGGGCAAGGACTTCTGCCGGGGAGCCGACCGCCACGAGTACCAGGCCGCCCTCGCCACAGACCCGGCGGGGACCACCCTGCGCCGCATCACCGACAAGGCACACCGCCTGTGCCTTGCCCTGGAGAACACCCATGCCGTCACCCTCGCCCGGCTACACGGCAGCGTCATCGGGGCTGGTCTCGCACTCGCCGCGTACTGCGACCTCCGCGCGGGTGCGGACACCTGCCGGTTCCGCATGCCGGAGGTCGGGGTGGGCCTGCCGCCGGCCTGGGGAGGAGCCATGGGCCGCCTGATCTCCGAGGCCGGCGCCGCGAGGATCCGGGAACTCATGCTCACCTGCAACGCGTTCGACGCCGCCACCGCGCACCGTCTTGGACTCCTCCATGAGGTGGCCCCCCTCGAACGGTTGGACGAGGTCATCGACGCGTGGACGGCGCCGCTGCTGCGGCGCTCCCCCGAGGCCCTCGTCCTGACCAAGCGGATGCTCGCCGGCTACGCGCGTGCCGACCGCACGGCCGACGTCGCCCTGCTCGACTCCCACATCCTGACCGCGCACCTCGCCTCGGCCCGGACCCCGGGCGCCCGGTGA
- a CDS encoding cytochrome P450 — protein MSDRRAAVSLLSRLRTAQGQADPFPLYAELRSKGPVVLAPWGGFLVTRFDLCDRIVRSGTWLEPDRRWREKQGARTRWSAFSAREIASTLPALNPPDHTRVRRAAGNFDRGTIDQLGHTVTRATDRLLDVLADRLRDGTADFAALVSEELPIAVIGDWLDLPRADWPRLRELTHEQVYTQELLPTASQLARSDVAMAELRDYFLTVVRDRRACLREDPVSRWITTWDAMEPDQDKADEAVYYLSLFVLLAALETSSTLLSTMVLRLVERPERWDLVASCPDLVPAFVEETLRFDPPSHVISRVAAVDCTLEGVDVRADDMVHLMVGAAHRDPARHHDPDRFDPHRKPAHLAFSGGIHYCLGAPLARLEAQTLLRRLVRRLPGLTLVRPPAMAPRVAFRRLLNLDVTLI, from the coding sequence ATGTCCGACCGCCGAGCCGCCGTTTCCCTTCTCTCCCGTTTACGAACGGCGCAGGGCCAGGCCGATCCCTTCCCCCTCTATGCCGAACTCCGCTCCAAAGGCCCCGTCGTCCTGGCCCCGTGGGGCGGATTCCTGGTGACCCGTTTCGACCTGTGCGACCGGATAGTGCGCAGCGGTACCTGGCTGGAGCCGGACCGGCGCTGGCGGGAGAAGCAGGGAGCGCGTACCCGCTGGAGCGCCTTCTCCGCACGGGAGATAGCCAGCACCCTGCCGGCACTCAACCCGCCGGACCACACCAGGGTGCGGCGGGCGGCCGGGAACTTCGACCGCGGCACCATCGATCAGTTGGGCCACACGGTCACTCGGGCGACTGATCGCCTCCTCGACGTCCTGGCCGATCGGCTGAGGGACGGCACGGCGGACTTCGCCGCCCTGGTGAGTGAGGAACTGCCCATCGCCGTCATCGGTGACTGGCTCGACCTGCCGCGGGCCGACTGGCCACGTCTGCGCGAGCTGACCCACGAGCAGGTCTACACTCAGGAACTACTTCCCACAGCAAGTCAGTTGGCCAGGTCCGATGTGGCGATGGCCGAACTGCGGGACTACTTCCTCACGGTGGTGCGCGATCGGCGCGCCTGCCTGAGGGAAGACCCCGTGTCCCGGTGGATCACCACCTGGGACGCCATGGAGCCGGACCAGGACAAGGCCGACGAAGCGGTCTACTACCTCTCCCTGTTCGTGCTGCTGGCCGCGTTGGAGACCAGCTCCACACTGCTGTCGACCATGGTGCTCCGGCTGGTCGAACGGCCGGAACGGTGGGACCTGGTCGCCTCCTGCCCCGACCTGGTGCCCGCTTTCGTGGAGGAGACGCTGCGTTTCGACCCTCCCTCGCACGTGATCAGCCGAGTCGCCGCCGTGGACTGCACGCTGGAGGGCGTGGACGTGCGCGCGGACGACATGGTCCACCTCATGGTGGGCGCGGCACATCGGGACCCGGCCCGGCACCACGACCCCGACCGGTTCGACCCCCACCGCAAACCCGCCCACCTCGCCTTCAGCGGAGGCATCCACTACTGCCTCGGTGCGCCACTGGCGCGACTGGAGGCCCAGACACTGCTCCGCCGACTGGTCAGGCGCCTGCCCGGCCTCACCTTGGTGCGCCCCCCTGCCATGGCGCCCCGGGTGGCCTTCAGACGCCTGCTGAACCTGGACGTCACCCTCATATGA